A single window of Anaerolineae bacterium DNA harbors:
- a CDS encoding Endonuclease III, whose product MEKANVDQDKKHLARRITQKLHQKYGEPHWRQPLPPLDELISTILSQNTNDGNRDRAYEALRQRFPTWEAVRDAPLAAVVEAIRTAGLAQQKGQRIQAVLRSISEQRGRLELDFLKEMDAEEAQRWLRQFKGVGPKTAAIVVLFSLNKPAFPVDTHIHRVTRRLGLIPETTSAEQAHLLLAEIFEAGDYASAHLNIIRLGREICQARKPKCPICPLQEECTYYRRQAHS is encoded by the coding sequence ATGGAAAAGGCCAACGTAGACCAGGATAAAAAACACCTTGCCCGGCGGATCACCCAGAAACTCCATCAGAAGTATGGAGAACCGCACTGGCGACAACCGCTACCTCCGCTGGACGAACTCATCTCTACCATCCTCTCCCAAAACACCAACGATGGCAACCGCGATCGTGCCTACGAGGCGCTACGCCAACGTTTTCCTACCTGGGAAGCGGTGCGTGACGCTCCACTTGCGGCAGTAGTCGAAGCGATTCGCACTGCCGGATTAGCCCAACAAAAAGGGCAACGCATCCAGGCTGTCTTGCGCTCGATCAGCGAACAGCGCGGTCGTCTGGAATTGGATTTCCTGAAGGAAATGGATGCCGAAGAAGCGCAGCGCTGGTTGCGCCAGTTCAAAGGGGTTGGCCCCAAAACGGCTGCGATTGTGGTGTTATTCTCGTTAAATAAGCCTGCTTTTCCGGTGGACACCCATATCCACCGTGTCACGCGTCGTTTGGGATTGATCCCCGAAACAACCTCTGCCGAACAAGCTCACCTGCTGCTCGCCGAAATTTTCGAAGCAGGGGATTACGCCTCGGCTCATCTGAACATCATCCGACTTGGCAGGGAGATCTGCCAGGCGCGCAAGCCCAAGTGTCCCATCTGCCCTCTACAAGAGGAATGTACATACTATCGGAGGCAAGCTCATTCATGA
- a CDS encoding beta-lactamase domain protein, which yields MEEIRPAIYYEDSYLGVNLGACVFPHGTIYIDAPLKAEDARAWRSVLLNQRGGNNRLLILLDSHIDRTLGAKAFDCPILAHEKTASVFRNRPSIFKGQTPENGSDWEGYIDSIGTRWAIPDITFTDQMSLHWGGPEIRLEHHPGPTAGSIWVIIPTENVIFIGDAVVVNQPPFLAHAELEAWQQSLEDLAKNYRHFQIYSSRSGLVTLQDIRHQQTFLKDVQKRLERLIEKNARPEAVNKMIPTLLSHFKFNQDKEDLYTKRLQSGLYEYLLRRNQPSPEEEETEINDNMDSTFPA from the coding sequence ATGGAAGAAATTCGACCGGCAATTTATTACGAAGATTCGTATCTGGGGGTTAATCTGGGGGCATGCGTCTTTCCGCATGGGACAATCTACATTGACGCTCCTCTCAAAGCAGAAGACGCGCGCGCCTGGCGGTCTGTTCTGCTCAACCAACGTGGCGGAAACAATCGTCTGTTAATTTTACTGGATTCGCATATCGACCGCACGCTGGGAGCCAAAGCCTTTGATTGTCCGATCCTGGCACACGAAAAAACCGCTTCGGTCTTTCGCAATCGTCCGAGCATTTTTAAGGGGCAAACACCGGAAAACGGCTCGGATTGGGAAGGCTACATCGATTCGATCGGTACGCGTTGGGCTATTCCCGATATCACCTTTACCGATCAGATGTCGCTTCATTGGGGTGGTCCAGAAATTCGGCTCGAGCATCATCCCGGTCCGACAGCGGGTTCGATTTGGGTGATCATACCCACCGAAAACGTGATCTTTATCGGCGATGCGGTGGTTGTCAATCAGCCGCCTTTTCTGGCTCATGCCGAGCTGGAAGCCTGGCAGCAATCTCTCGAAGATTTAGCAAAAAACTATCGCCACTTCCAGATTTACAGCAGCCGCAGTGGCCTGGTCACCCTGCAGGATATTCGTCATCAGCAAACCTTTCTGAAAGACGTTCAAAAAAGGCTTGAACGGTTGATCGAGAAAAACGCCAGACCTGAGGCAGTCAACAAGATGATCCCGACTTTGTTGAGTCATTTCAAATTCAACCAGGACAAAGAAGATTTATATACCAAACGCTTGCAAAGCGGTTTATACGAATATCTTCTGCGGCGCAATCAACCCAGCCCGGAAGAGGAAGAAACCGAAATAAACGATAACATGGATAGCACCTTCCCGGCATAA
- a CDS encoding L-Asparaginase type 2-like superfamily (Hypothetical protein of L-Asparaginase type 2-like superfamily): MTSPSFQPIYELCRGDSYQDLANEITESVHFGAVAIVDAHGKLLASYGDPNTITYLRSTAKPFQALPLIESEAAQQYGLEDDEIAIICSSHSGCDEHVAVVQKLQEKCGVRESDLLCGTHYPLHEETARALRQRGEKPTPNRHNCSGKHSGMIAFARFRNLSYDDYINPQHPIQQTIVATFAEMCRLPPEQVQVGTDGCSAPNFAVPLYNAALAYARLCDPLRGGVLPARRVEACQRITHAMTTYAHLVGGPGRFDTCLMEAAQGKIVSKTGAEGYQGLGLMPGLLGKDSPGIGIALKISDGDQRGKVSAAVSIEVLRQIGALGEQVLNALSDFGPTLPLNNFRQLTVGTAKPIFNLQWHS, encoded by the coding sequence ATGACCTCTCCCTCTTTTCAACCCATCTACGAATTGTGCCGGGGCGATTCTTACCAGGATTTAGCCAACGAAATCACCGAATCGGTGCACTTTGGCGCAGTGGCGATCGTTGATGCCCACGGCAAGCTGCTAGCTTCATACGGTGACCCAAATACCATCACCTATCTACGTTCGACCGCCAAACCCTTTCAAGCCCTGCCTCTGATCGAGAGCGAAGCTGCACAGCAGTATGGATTAGAAGACGACGAGATCGCCATCATCTGTTCCTCTCATTCGGGCTGTGACGAACACGTTGCTGTAGTTCAGAAGCTACAAGAAAAATGTGGCGTTCGAGAAAGTGATTTGCTCTGTGGCACCCACTATCCCTTGCACGAAGAAACCGCCCGCGCCTTACGTCAACGCGGCGAAAAGCCCACCCCCAATCGCCACAATTGCTCAGGTAAACACAGCGGCATGATTGCTTTTGCCCGTTTCCGCAATCTGTCCTACGACGACTACATCAACCCTCAACACCCCATTCAGCAAACCATTGTTGCTACGTTTGCAGAGATGTGCAGACTACCGCCCGAACAGGTACAGGTTGGCACCGATGGTTGTTCGGCGCCGAATTTTGCTGTGCCACTGTATAACGCTGCTCTGGCTTACGCCCGTCTGTGCGACCCTCTTCGTGGCGGTGTCTTGCCTGCTCGCCGCGTTGAAGCCTGCCAGCGGATTACGCACGCCATGACAACCTATGCTCACCTTGTAGGTGGACCTGGACGCTTCGACACATGCCTGATGGAAGCCGCGCAGGGTAAAATCGTTTCGAAGACGGGTGCAGAGGGCTACCAGGGATTGGGATTGATGCCGGGTTTGTTGGGGAAGGATTCTCCGGGCATCGGGATTGCTTTGAAGATCTCCGATGGCGACCAGCGGGGTAAAGTCAGCGCCGCAGTGAGTATAGAAGTGCTGCGCCAGATTGGTGCACTTGGAGAGCAAGTCTTGAACGCCTTGAGCGATTTTGGCCCCACCCTGCCGCTCAACAACTTCCGCCAGTTGACGGTTGGCACAGCAAAACCCATCTTTAACTTGCAGTGGCATTCTTGA
- a CDS encoding Type I restriction-modification system, DNA-methyltransferase subunit M — translation MARGNNKHSNGRRHTTPQSLNSAIKSICDIMRRSNCAGALQYVPVLTWILFLRILDEREAHEAEAAEAVGAVFTPSLEAPYRWRDWAAPDAPKRRALETGALGTFFHFVNNELIPHLKSLKERPNATPRQKVISEIFSASSERASTPSATCSMCSIRSTKSVPNRSTQRTSLLYRRCMRGCS, via the coding sequence ATGGCAAGAGGTAATAACAAACACAGCAACGGCCGTCGCCACACCACCCCGCAGTCTTTAAACAGTGCCATCAAATCCATCTGCGATATCATGCGCCGCTCCAACTGCGCCGGCGCGCTGCAATACGTGCCGGTACTGACCTGGATTCTGTTCTTGCGCATCCTGGACGAACGGGAGGCTCACGAGGCCGAGGCGGCCGAGGCCGTCGGCGCAGTGTTCACCCCATCTCTGGAAGCACCTTACCGTTGGCGCGATTGGGCTGCCCCGGACGCGCCGAAGAGAAGAGCCCTTGAGACCGGCGCGCTGGGGACATTCTTCCATTTTGTCAACAATGAGTTGATTCCGCATCTCAAGTCCCTAAAGGAGCGACCCAACGCCACGCCGCGCCAGAAGGTCATCAGTGAGATTTTTTCGGCATCGAGCGAACGCGCATCGACACCGAGCGCAACCTGCTCGATGTGCTCAATAAGGTCAACGAAATCAGTTCCGAATCGGTCGACCCAACGCACGTCTTTACTCTATCGCAGGTGTATGAGGGGCTGCTCCTGA
- a CDS encoding Type I restriction-modification system, DNA-methyltransferase subunit M: MSEKGNDGGQFFTPREVIRAMVRVIGPKIGETVYDPGCGTGSFLAQAYEHMAGLHHEKISAPEQLDTLKRHTFYGRKKDNTISPIASANLILHGIDEPHIWHGNTLTGTEIYGGLFQDAPTLYEIPKLSKKSGHLPAAFLSGRHRL; the protein is encoded by the coding sequence ATGAGTGAAAAGGGCAACGACGGCGGTCAATTCTTTACCCCGCGCGAGGTCATCCGCGCCATGGTGCGGGTTATTGGCCCCAAAATCGGTGAGACAGTCTATGACCCGGGTTGCGGAACGGGCAGCTTCCTCGCCCAGGCATACGAGCACATGGCTGGCCTCCACCATGAAAAAATTTCCGCGCCAGAGCAGTTGGATACTCTCAAGCGCCACACCTTCTATGGCCGCAAGAAGGATAACACCATTTCTCCCATTGCCTCGGCGAACCTGATATTGCATGGCATTGACGAGCCGCATATCTGGCACGGTAACACGCTCACTGGCACGGAAATCTATGGCGGGCTGTTTCAGGACGCGCCAACTCTGTATGAGATACCAAAACTATCGAAGAAATCTGGTCATCTTCCTGCGGCTTTCCTTAGCGGCAGGCATCGCCTTTGA
- a CDS encoding Signal transduction histidine kinase, protein MKTTETSQALNSQSLPRNIAKGRPAWQSVLDAVLVNLEQLQSLPLPPEIRSKLEAAIEQARQLPPLLSEESEQLRLAALYRVSHSLGSSLDVDEVLNQVMDAVIDLSGAERGFLMLLDPDTGELHLRVARNMEHETLQSKDAVSRTITEAVVRSGTPILTTDAQSDPRFARQESIMLHSLRSIMCVPLRSRGELIGVVYVDHRISAGVFTNEDLNLLNAFASQAAIAIENARLYARTDQALQQRLSELETLTQIDRDLNASLDFDRIMEITRSWALRGTQGLQAWVLLMNSDQKYQITAGPPEEYPCSLQIPNFDREWAAKTIWQAGNQTLLAAPIFHGGNLAGMIAVQKNAPFTEQENLFLSRLASRAANAIENARLYEAVQHANQEKNRFISVISHELRIPMTSIRGYTDLLRQQVVGPVNEQQRSFLETIRNNVDRMAALVSDLSDISRIESGRLKLEPRWLALPQLIEETTMSLRPRLDEKGHQLYVEITANLPDIFADPTRVSQVLTNLLTNAIKYTPAGGSIWVRARQQGEFIYVEVQDSGIGIAPEDQKRLFEQFFRSEDQAVREEQGWGLGLNVTKQLVELMGGTIGFSSQPGEGSTFWFTLPLEGKAQ, encoded by the coding sequence ATGAAAACAACCGAGACATCCCAAGCTCTGAACTCCCAATCTCTACCAAGAAACATAGCTAAAGGGCGGCCAGCCTGGCAATCGGTTTTGGATGCCGTTTTGGTCAATCTGGAGCAATTGCAAAGTCTTCCGCTTCCGCCCGAGATCCGCTCTAAACTGGAGGCGGCGATCGAACAAGCCCGTCAATTACCTCCTTTGCTCTCCGAAGAAAGTGAGCAACTGCGGCTGGCAGCTTTATATCGCGTTTCTCACTCTCTGGGTAGCAGCCTGGATGTTGATGAAGTCTTAAACCAGGTCATGGATGCAGTCATTGACCTGAGCGGTGCCGAACGAGGCTTCTTAATGCTTCTGGATCCTGACACAGGGGAACTTCACCTGCGCGTGGCGCGCAACATGGAACACGAAACCCTGCAAAGCAAAGATGCCGTCAGCCGCACGATCACCGAAGCGGTGGTTCGCAGCGGTACGCCAATTTTGACCACCGATGCGCAGAGTGACCCGCGTTTTGCCCGTCAGGAATCGATCATGTTGCACTCTCTGCGCTCGATTATGTGCGTTCCTCTGCGTTCACGGGGCGAGTTAATCGGGGTAGTCTATGTTGATCATCGCATCAGCGCGGGAGTCTTCACCAACGAGGATTTGAATTTGCTGAACGCCTTTGCTTCTCAGGCAGCCATCGCCATCGAGAACGCGCGCCTCTATGCCCGCACCGATCAGGCTCTACAACAGCGCTTATCCGAACTGGAAACACTGACCCAAATCGACCGCGATCTCAATGCCAGCCTGGATTTCGACCGCATTATGGAAATTACCCGCTCCTGGGCATTACGGGGTACACAGGGTTTGCAAGCCTGGGTGTTGCTGATGAACAGTGACCAGAAATACCAAATCACCGCTGGCCCGCCCGAGGAATATCCGTGTAGCCTCCAAATCCCAAATTTCGATCGCGAATGGGCAGCAAAGACTATCTGGCAGGCAGGGAATCAGACCTTGCTGGCGGCGCCTATCTTTCACGGAGGCAATCTCGCCGGCATGATCGCCGTGCAAAAAAATGCTCCATTCACCGAGCAAGAAAATCTGTTCCTATCCCGTCTGGCATCCCGAGCGGCGAACGCCATCGAGAATGCCCGCCTCTATGAGGCCGTCCAGCATGCCAATCAAGAGAAGAATCGTTTTATTTCGGTCATCTCTCATGAATTGCGGATACCGATGACCTCTATTCGGGGCTATACGGATCTATTACGCCAACAGGTGGTCGGGCCTGTTAATGAACAACAGCGCAGTTTTCTGGAAACCATCCGCAATAACGTCGATCGCATGGCGGCTCTGGTGTCCGATCTTTCGGATATTTCGCGCATCGAGAGTGGACGCTTGAAACTCGAACCTCGCTGGTTGGCCCTGCCGCAACTGATCGAAGAGACCACAATGAGCTTGCGCCCCAGATTAGATGAAAAAGGACATCAACTCTATGTGGAAATCACTGCGAACCTGCCCGATATTTTTGCCGACCCGACCAGAGTGAGCCAGGTGCTTACCAACCTGCTCACCAATGCCATCAAATATACGCCCGCTGGTGGTTCGATTTGGGTGCGTGCCAGGCAGCAAGGTGAGTTCATATATGTCGAAGTGCAGGATAGCGGCATCGGCATCGCTCCCGAAGACCAGAAGCGCCTGTTCGAGCAGTTCTTCCGTTCCGAAGACCAGGCAGTGCGCGAGGAACAAGGCTGGGGGCTTGGGCTGAACGTCACCAAACAACTGGTTGAACTGATGGGTGGAACCATCGGTTTTTCCAGCCAGCCCGGAGAGGGCTCCACGTTCTGGTTTACGCTTCCCTTAGAAGGCAAAGCGCAATGA
- a CDS encoding Ribonuclease HII → MKARAGQVAMPDLQFEIELWEQGLQRVVGMDEAGRGALAGPVAVGVVCLPPDPFVAHRLYGVRDSKQLNSAERASYANLIKAHALAWAVGFASNEEIDQFGIVPAVQMAALRALEALSCEPQHILIDFFRLPQCPLPQTALIKGDQRCLSIAAASILAKTERDRWMTQIDALYPQYEFATHKGYATATHLERIRRWGACPLHRRSFAPLRSPAPPEQRQLSD, encoded by the coding sequence ATGAAAGCCAGAGCAGGGCAGGTTGCCATGCCTGATTTGCAATTTGAGATAGAGCTATGGGAGCAAGGACTTCAGCGGGTAGTCGGCATGGATGAAGCCGGGCGCGGTGCCCTGGCAGGCCCGGTGGCGGTAGGAGTAGTTTGTTTGCCGCCCGATCCGTTCGTCGCGCACAGGCTGTATGGGGTGCGCGACTCCAAACAGCTTAACTCAGCCGAACGGGCATCTTACGCCAATTTGATTAAAGCCCATGCCCTTGCCTGGGCAGTAGGATTTGCTTCCAATGAAGAGATCGATCAATTTGGGATTGTGCCAGCCGTCCAGATGGCTGCCCTGCGGGCGTTAGAGGCGCTATCTTGCGAGCCCCAGCATATTCTGATCGACTTTTTTCGTCTGCCGCAGTGTCCGTTGCCTCAAACAGCGCTGATCAAAGGCGATCAACGTTGCCTGAGCATTGCGGCAGCCTCCATTTTAGCCAAGACCGAACGCGATCGCTGGATGACCCAGATCGATGCTCTCTATCCTCAATACGAATTTGCAACGCATAAAGGGTATGCCACGGCTACCCATTTGGAACGCATCCGGCGTTGGGGAGCCTGCCCATTGCATCGCCGCTCGTTTGCGCCTCTGCGCAGCCCTGCGCCGCCTGAGCAAAGGCAATTGTCTGATTAA
- a CDS encoding peptidase, S9C (acylaminoacyl-peptidase) family(EC:3.4.-), producing MFEQETPYGLFPSPLTPRAMGRGLTFGEVAFSGCGDLLWLENRSDRGVIVVQPLSGEGRRDLNAEFSVRAKVGYGGGDFSVWGEWVYFIDAAQGRIYRQSLLGGVAHPLTPAFGKAAAPTPSPDGNWLVYVHTYEDKDVIAIVDVQARHWPQILVQGEDFYMQPTWHPQGDKLAWVAWNHPNMPWDGTWLRLATLQQQGDVWRCAQVETIAGDEQTSIFQPLFSPDGRYLAYVAERDNWWQLWLYDLQTGSHRQLTTAPAEHALPAWVQGLRTYQFSPDGAWIYIVRNQNAHDCLVRIGLESGEETQVQFDTPYTTLGQICLTEWQEETLLAFIASAATIPPRIITVSQAGKTRVWGRAYPEEIPAQSYSPAQPIEWTGKDGETVYGIYYPPHPPGGKGLPPLIVNIHGGPTSQVKNGFNPRAQYFATRGFAFLEVNYRGSTGYGRAYREKLRASWGIYDVEDAVSGAQACVERGLADRKKLVIMGGSAGGFTVLKALEDFAGFFKAGICLYGVSNQFTLVQETHKFEARYSDSLLGPLPEAAAVYRQRSPIYFVDRIRDPIAIFQGEEDNVVPRAQSDAVVESLRRRNVPHVYHLYPGEGHGFRKSETIEHFYQAVEAFLREYVIFG from the coding sequence ATGTTCGAGCAAGAAACTCCCTACGGATTGTTTCCCAGCCCTCTGACACCCCGCGCCATGGGACGCGGACTGACCTTTGGCGAGGTGGCTTTTTCGGGGTGCGGCGATTTGCTCTGGTTGGAGAATCGTTCGGATCGGGGGGTAATTGTCGTGCAACCCTTAAGCGGCGAAGGGCGCCGTGACTTGAACGCCGAATTCTCTGTGCGCGCCAAGGTGGGATATGGCGGCGGGGATTTCAGCGTTTGGGGAGAATGGGTTTACTTCATTGACGCTGCTCAGGGACGGATTTACCGGCAATCGCTGTTGGGTGGTGTTGCCCATCCGCTCACCCCCGCATTTGGCAAGGCAGCTGCCCCAACACCCTCCCCAGATGGCAACTGGCTGGTCTATGTGCATACTTACGAGGACAAAGACGTCATTGCCATCGTAGATGTTCAGGCCAGGCATTGGCCGCAAATTCTGGTGCAGGGAGAAGACTTCTATATGCAACCCACCTGGCACCCTCAGGGGGATAAACTGGCATGGGTGGCATGGAATCATCCCAATATGCCCTGGGATGGCACCTGGCTGCGTCTGGCAACGCTGCAGCAGCAGGGGGATGTCTGGCGTTGCGCGCAGGTAGAAACCATCGCCGGCGATGAGCAAACCTCGATCTTTCAACCCCTCTTCTCACCGGATGGGCGCTACCTGGCGTACGTGGCAGAAAGGGATAACTGGTGGCAACTATGGCTTTACGACCTGCAAACGGGCAGCCACCGTCAACTCACCACAGCACCTGCGGAACACGCCCTGCCGGCCTGGGTTCAAGGCTTGCGCACCTATCAATTCAGCCCGGATGGCGCCTGGATTTATATTGTCCGCAATCAAAATGCCCACGATTGCCTGGTAAGAATCGGCCTCGAAAGCGGAGAGGAAACGCAGGTGCAATTCGACACCCCTTATACCACCCTGGGACAAATCTGTCTGACCGAATGGCAGGAGGAGACGCTCCTGGCTTTCATTGCTTCGGCAGCAACCATCCCCCCCAGAATCATCACCGTTAGCCAGGCTGGCAAAACGCGGGTCTGGGGTCGAGCTTACCCCGAAGAGATCCCTGCGCAGTCCTATTCGCCTGCCCAACCCATCGAATGGACAGGAAAGGATGGTGAAACGGTCTATGGCATATATTATCCACCTCATCCTCCCGGTGGGAAAGGGTTACCACCCCTGATCGTCAACATTCACGGCGGTCCGACCAGTCAGGTGAAAAATGGTTTCAACCCGCGCGCCCAGTATTTTGCCACGCGGGGTTTTGCTTTCCTCGAAGTAAATTACCGTGGTTCAACCGGCTATGGACGGGCATATCGGGAAAAACTGCGCGCTTCATGGGGCATTTACGACGTTGAAGATGCGGTGAGTGGCGCCCAGGCCTGTGTCGAGCGCGGTCTGGCAGACCGGAAGAAACTGGTGATTATGGGCGGCAGCGCGGGCGGATTCACCGTCTTGAAAGCCCTCGAAGATTTTGCGGGTTTCTTCAAAGCTGGCATTTGCCTGTATGGCGTATCCAACCAGTTCACGCTGGTCCAGGAGACGCATAAATTTGAAGCACGCTATTCGGATAGCCTGCTCGGTCCACTTCCCGAAGCTGCCGCGGTTTATCGCCAGCGCTCACCAATTTACTTTGTCGATCGGATTCGCGATCCAATCGCAATCTTTCAAGGAGAGGAAGATAACGTGGTTCCGCGCGCCCAATCTGATGCAGTGGTCGAATCACTGCGGCGGCGCAATGTTCCCCATGTGTATCACCTTTACCCTGGCGAAGGGCACGGTTTTCGGAAAAGCGAGACGATCGAACACTTTTATCAGGCGGTGGAGGCTTTTCTAAGAGAGTATGTGATATTTGGGTAA
- a CDS encoding ABC-type multidrug transport system, permease component, with protein sequence MDDLRGLFYIALKDLKAYYFKPPNISWGILFPFAFILAFAIRNPGDLRALVPGLLALTVLFGTSSMEAIVIVFERRIGALERLLLAPIRLPALLAGKLLGGMVFGLTVTLVVLCIALAVFGWRGVNWLLLALALLLSATAFSALGAFVSVAVREVFEAQTLANFIRFPMMFLGGVFVPLESLPRWLQVMARLLPLTYSVEALRAALSGGAWATAWLDLGALAAFSLVLFGLAVHTLARRIE encoded by the coding sequence ATGGATGACCTGCGCGGCCTGTTCTATATAGCCCTGAAAGATCTGAAGGCTTACTATTTCAAGCCGCCCAATATCAGTTGGGGCATCCTGTTTCCGTTTGCCTTCATCCTTGCCTTCGCCATCCGCAACCCCGGCGACCTGCGCGCCCTCGTGCCGGGCTTGCTGGCGCTGACGGTGCTGTTCGGCACGAGTTCGATGGAGGCAATCGTCATCGTCTTTGAGCGGCGCATTGGCGCGCTGGAACGGCTGCTGCTTGCCCCCATCCGACTGCCGGCTTTACTGGCGGGAAAACTGCTCGGCGGCATGGTCTTTGGTCTGACGGTGACGCTGGTGGTGCTGTGCATTGCGCTGGCGGTCTTCGGGTGGCGCGGCGTGAACTGGCTGTTGTTGGCGCTGGCGCTCCTGCTCTCGGCGACGGCATTTTCCGCCCTGGGCGCGTTCGTCTCGGTGGCGGTCAGGGAGGTCTTCGAGGCGCAGACGCTGGCGAACTTCATCCGCTTCCCGATGATGTTCCTGGGCGGGGTGTTCGTGCCGCTGGAATCCCTGCCCCGCTGGCTGCAGGTGATGGCGCGCCTTTTACCGCTGACCTATTCGGTCGAAGCCCTGCGCGCCGCCCTTTCGGGTGGGGCGTGGGCAACCGCCTGGCTCGACCTGGGTGCGCTGGCGGCGTTCAGCCTGGTTCTATTTGGATTGGCTGTGCACACGCTGGCGCGGCGCATCGAGTGA
- a CDS encoding ATP-binding protein has translation MNAAIQVEGLTKVFALPGRQPLRAVDGIDFTVQEGEVFGFLGPNGAGKTTTIRMLTGLSRPSAGKAQVLGLDLATDLPRLKKCIGVVPEASNLYDELSAFDNLVFAMQLYGVPRNERKPRAEALLERFRLSEKRDLPFSRLSRGMKRALTIAAALAHRPPLIFLDEPTTGLDVMSARSLRQMISGLRDEGVTVFLTTHYLEEAERLCDRIAIIVQGRIVALDTVTGLRGGTKRKTIVEVTLEGAAGQPEKRRLECDEDVAAAVRRLLDESGGRRVLAVETLRPSLEEVFVELTGLSAEVMLAEKGGKGGGNAHG, from the coding sequence ATGAACGCAGCCATTCAGGTTGAAGGATTGACCAAGGTTTTCGCCCTGCCGGGTCGCCAGCCTCTGCGCGCCGTGGATGGGATTGACTTCACCGTCCAGGAGGGCGAGGTCTTCGGCTTCCTCGGACCCAACGGGGCAGGCAAGACCACCACCATCCGCATGTTGACCGGTCTCTCGCGTCCCAGCGCGGGCAAAGCGCAGGTGCTGGGGCTGGACCTGGCTACCGATCTGCCGCGCCTCAAGAAATGCATCGGCGTTGTGCCAGAGGCTTCCAACCTGTATGATGAACTGAGCGCCTTCGACAACCTGGTCTTCGCCATGCAGTTATACGGCGTGCCGCGCAACGAGCGCAAGCCGCGCGCCGAAGCGCTGCTGGAACGCTTCCGCCTGAGCGAAAAGCGCGATTTGCCCTTTTCCAGACTCTCGCGCGGTATGAAGCGCGCTCTGACCATCGCCGCCGCCCTGGCACACCGCCCGCCCCTGATCTTCCTGGATGAACCTACCACCGGGCTGGACGTGATGAGCGCCCGCAGCCTGCGTCAGATGATTTCCGGGCTCAGGGACGAGGGCGTGACCGTCTTCCTGACCACCCACTACCTGGAGGAAGCCGAACGCCTGTGCGACCGCATTGCGATCATCGTCCAGGGGCGGATCGTTGCCCTCGATACGGTCACCGGGCTCAGAGGCGGGACAAAGCGCAAGACCATTGTCGAGGTGACGCTGGAAGGCGCCGCCGGTCAGCCCGAAAAGCGCCGTCTCGAATGCGATGAGGATGTCGCGGCCGCGGTGCGGCGGCTGCTAGACGAAAGCGGCGGACGGCGCGTGCTTGCGGTGGAAACCCTGCGCCCCTCGCTCGAAGAGGTTTTCGTCGAACTGACCGGCTTGAGCGCCGAGGTCATGCTTGCCGAGAAAGGCGGCAAAGGAGGAGGCAATGCTCATGGATGA
- a CDS encoding glycosyl transferase, family 2, with protein MNSPYLSVIIPAHNEEHRLPHTLETLFNYLDAQPYRSEVWVVENGSQDQTLALAQTLAQQYKRLYVLHEEQAGKGLAVQRGMLAARGEFRLMCDADLSMPPQEIEHFLPPRLNGVDIAIASREAPGAKRYNEPHLRHWIGRVFNLLIRLLLLPQFHDTQCGFKCFTAAAAERLFPLQTIKGWTFDVEILYLATRLGMRIAEVPIQWYFNPESKVHVGRDSLRMAMDLLYIRSHWRHVPR; from the coding sequence TTGAACTCACCCTATCTCTCGGTCATCATTCCTGCCCATAACGAAGAGCATCGCCTGCCGCATACATTGGAGACTCTTTTTAACTACCTGGATGCCCAGCCATATCGTTCTGAGGTTTGGGTGGTAGAAAACGGCAGTCAGGATCAGACTCTTGCCTTAGCTCAGACGCTTGCCCAACAATACAAAAGGCTCTACGTCCTGCATGAAGAACAGGCCGGCAAAGGTCTGGCGGTGCAGCGCGGCATGTTGGCTGCGCGAGGTGAATTTCGTCTGATGTGTGACGCGGATTTGTCGATGCCGCCTCAAGAAATCGAGCACTTTCTACCGCCGCGGCTCAACGGGGTGGATATCGCCATCGCCTCGCGCGAAGCCCCTGGCGCAAAACGCTACAATGAACCGCACCTGCGTCACTGGATTGGGCGGGTTTTCAATCTGCTCATCCGCCTGCTGTTATTGCCTCAGTTTCACGATACGCAATGCGGCTTTAAGTGCTTTACCGCTGCAGCGGCGGAGCGTTTGTTCCCTCTTCAAACCATCAAGGGCTGGACGTTCGACGTCGAAATCCTCTATCTGGCAACCCGGCTGGGGATGCGCATCGCTGAAGTGCCCATTCAATGGTATTTCAACCCGGAAAGTAAGGTGCATGTTGGGCGAGATTCGCTGCGCATGGCAATGGATTTGCTCTACATTCGTTCTCACTGGAGGCATGTTCCCCGATGA